In Mycobacterium gallinarum, a single window of DNA contains:
- the gabT gene encoding 4-aminobutyrate--2-oxoglutarate transaminase, which produces MSTVEQSRYLATEIPGPLSQALIDRKAAAVSRAVGNTMPVYASRAFGGIVEDVDGNRLIDLGSGIAVTTIGNSSPAVVAAVQDQAARFTHTCFMITPYEGYVAVAEQLNRLTPGSGDKRSALFNSGSEAVENAIKVARTYTRKSAVVSFDHAYHGRTNLTMALTAKSMPYKHGFGPFAPEIYRAPLSYPFRDAEFGKEMATDGELAAKRAITVMDKQVGADNLAAVIIEPIQGEGGFIVPADGFLPALLDWCRKNNVVFIADEVQTGFARTGAMFACEHEGIEPDLIVTAKGIADGMPLSAVTGRAEIMDAPHVSGLGGTYGGNPVACAAALATIETIEADGLVERAQQIEALMKDRLGRLQAEDDRIGDVRGRGAMIAMELVKSGTTEPDADLTKALCGGCHAAGVIVLSCGTFGNVLRFLPPLTISDDLLNEGLDVLALVLKDL; this is translated from the coding sequence TTGAGTACCGTCGAGCAGAGCCGATATCTCGCCACCGAGATACCCGGCCCGCTTTCACAAGCGCTGATCGACAGGAAGGCCGCCGCGGTGTCCCGGGCGGTAGGCAACACGATGCCCGTGTACGCGTCGCGCGCATTCGGCGGCATCGTCGAGGATGTCGACGGCAATCGACTCATCGATCTGGGGTCGGGCATCGCGGTGACCACCATTGGAAACTCGTCGCCGGCCGTCGTGGCGGCAGTGCAGGATCAGGCCGCGAGATTCACCCACACATGTTTCATGATCACGCCATACGAGGGATACGTCGCGGTCGCCGAGCAACTCAACCGGCTCACGCCCGGCAGCGGAGACAAGCGGTCGGCACTGTTCAACTCGGGCTCCGAAGCGGTGGAGAACGCGATCAAGGTCGCGCGAACCTACACCCGGAAATCGGCGGTGGTGTCGTTCGACCACGCGTATCACGGGCGGACCAACCTGACCATGGCGTTGACCGCGAAGTCGATGCCCTACAAGCACGGCTTTGGCCCGTTCGCGCCGGAGATCTACCGAGCACCGCTGTCGTATCCGTTCCGCGACGCGGAATTCGGCAAGGAAATGGCCACCGACGGTGAGCTTGCGGCCAAGCGCGCCATCACCGTGATGGACAAGCAAGTCGGTGCCGACAACCTGGCCGCGGTCATCATCGAACCCATCCAGGGTGAGGGCGGGTTCATCGTGCCCGCCGACGGCTTCCTGCCCGCGCTGCTGGATTGGTGTCGGAAGAACAACGTCGTGTTCATCGCCGACGAGGTGCAGACCGGGTTCGCCCGCACCGGGGCCATGTTCGCGTGCGAACACGAAGGCATCGAACCCGATCTCATCGTTACCGCCAAGGGCATCGCCGACGGCATGCCGCTGTCCGCGGTGACCGGACGCGCCGAAATCATGGACGCACCCCACGTCAGTGGGCTCGGCGGCACCTACGGCGGAAATCCGGTCGCGTGCGCGGCGGCGCTGGCGACCATTGAGACCATCGAGGCCGACGGGCTCGTTGAGCGGGCGCAGCAGATCGAGGCGCTGATGAAGGACCGGCTCGGGCGACTGCAGGCCGAGGACGACCGAATCGGCGACGTCCGGGGCCGCGGCGCCATGATCGCGATGGAGCTGGTGAAGTCCGGCACCACCGAGCCCGACGCCGATCTGACCAAAGCGCTGTGCGGCGGCTGCCACGCCGCGGGCGTGATCGTGTTGTCCTGCGGCACATTCGGAAATGTCCTGCGGTTCCTGCCTCCATTGACCATCAGCGACGACCTACTCAACGAAGGTCTCGACGTCCTCGCCCTTGTCCTCAAAGATCTTTAA
- a CDS encoding extradiol dioxygenase, giving the protein MLGHLGINVPDLGAAKTYYDAVMPLLGFDEFLTASDEFAYRPAGGEPGTYLFFYPSAETSRYSRHRTGLQHLAFMMRSRSLVRDVHELVAATLIPRFGGEVLHRPQVFPQYPPPYFATFWLDPWGLMLEAVCHHDRD; this is encoded by the coding sequence GTGCTCGGGCACCTCGGCATCAATGTTCCCGATCTCGGCGCCGCCAAGACCTACTACGACGCGGTCATGCCGCTGCTGGGATTCGACGAGTTCCTCACGGCATCCGACGAGTTCGCCTATCGTCCCGCGGGCGGCGAGCCGGGCACATATCTGTTCTTCTATCCGTCGGCCGAGACCTCGCGATACTCGCGGCACCGGACCGGCCTTCAGCATCTGGCTTTCATGATGCGATCCCGATCCCTGGTGCGCGACGTTCACGAACTCGTCGCCGCGACGTTGATCCCACGATTCGGCGGCGAGGTCCTGCACCGGCCGCAGGTGTTTCCGCAGTATCCCCCGCCCTATTTCGCGACGTTCTGGCTCGACCCCTGGGGGCTGATGCTCGAAGCGGTGTGCCATCACGACCGCGACTGA
- the yajC gene encoding preprotein translocase subunit YajC — MDLVIFLPLIIIMGAFMFFASRRQKKAMQATIDLHESLQIGDRIHTTSGLEGTITGIHDDSIDLEIAPGVVTTWMKLAVRDKITDDDDFEDVEDEESTATEITESPNTKD, encoded by the coding sequence ATGGATCTGGTCATCTTCCTGCCGCTCATCATCATCATGGGTGCGTTCATGTTCTTCGCGTCGCGCCGCCAGAAGAAGGCGATGCAGGCGACCATCGATCTGCACGAATCGCTGCAGATCGGGGATCGCATCCACACCACGTCCGGCTTGGAAGGCACGATCACCGGAATTCACGACGACTCCATCGACCTGGAGATCGCTCCCGGCGTGGTCACGACATGGATGAAGCTGGCCGTGCGCGACAAGATCACCGATGATGACGATTTCGAGGACGTCGAAGACGAGGAATCGACGGCGACCGAAATCACCGAAAGCCCGAACACCAAGGACTGA